The segment CCAGGGACTGTCTTCAAAAACCATTTTCTTGGGATCTGGTTCGGGAGCCTGCAGGTTTAAAAATGGGACTTTATCAACAATTTCTGTATCATATAATTTCCAATGACCTTCTAAATCGGGCTTGGTCCATTTTAATTCATCTCCTTTGTCATCCGTTTGTGTACAACTGAGAGATACAAGAATTATCAGAAAATAATAGATCATATTCATTTTAATAGTGTCTAATGGTTGAAGCTAAAACAACGTGCATTTGCTTGCAATCGATGCCATACCGCTATTAATATTGATTAATGTTATATGTGTCAAGTTGATCATAACAGCTTGCTAAATTTTAACTTTTTATCATGCACTGGTGGTTTTACGTCATAGAATATTTACTCGATTATTGCTTTACTAATTTTTTTTCAATTATTCCATTGTCAGTATAAATTCTAATTATATAAAGTCCTTTTGGTAATTCTTTTAAATTTATATTATTCACATTGTTTGTTAATTTAATTTTTTTAATACTTTGTCCTTGAGAATTGAGTATTTCTAAAGATATATTTGTTAATGATTCAGATTCAATAGTGAATTTATCAAAAACTGGATTTGGATAACACTTAATTTTATTATATAAATTTACTTCATCTATATTCACTGTTATAACAGTAGATATAGTGTCGCTACAACCCATATCTGATATTGCAATTAATGAAACATGCCAATATCCTGAATTTGGAAACAGGTGAATTGGATTTATTATACTCGAAGAATCACCATCACCAAAAGCCCAAATATATGAAGATGCACCCTGAGATAAATTTGAAAAATCTATTGTATCATTAGCATTAGATACAATTGGGTGGTAATTAAAATTAGCTACAGGTTTTGGATAAACAGAAATTAAATCATTCATTGTTAGTTCAGTAATACATCCAAATGATGAAGTCGCTTTTAAACTTACTGAATAAACTCCTGAGTCAGTGTATGTATGATTTGGACTGTGAGCCAGTGATAAATTCGCCATATCACCAAAATCCCAGACAAATGTTCTTCCATCAACAGGATATAGTTCATTAAAATTTACAGTTAGTGGTTGGCATCCTGATGTTGGATTAGCCAAAAATCCGACTGGCGGAGA is part of the Bacteroidia bacterium genome and harbors:
- a CDS encoding T9SS type A sorting domain-containing protein; this encodes MKKLIISFAIIMLSCEFIFAQLLITTTASHSVCYGSSTILTVTASGGVPPYTYHWSEQTVDSSSITVSPISSTTYSVYVTDNNGNTSQTNFITLYVSPPIIFNIIANKDSICPGEQVLLAPVVSGGTGPPYVFHNQDGQIVTPPIFINPMYTGCYLLSIEDAFGCIDSSYACIYVMPSPPVGFLANPTSGCQPLTVNFNELYPVDGRTFVWDFGDMANLSLAHSPNHTYTDSGVYSVSLKATSSFGCITELTMNDLISVYPKPVANFNYHPIVSNANDTIDFSNLSQGASSYIWAFGDGDSSSIINPIHLFPNSGYWHVSLIAISDMGCSDTISTVITVNIDEVNLYNKIKCYPNPVFDKFTIESESLTNISLEILNSQGQSIKKIKLTNNVNNINLKELPKGLYIIRIYTDNGIIEKKLVKQ